The following are encoded in a window of Clarias gariepinus isolate MV-2021 ecotype Netherlands chromosome 8, CGAR_prim_01v2, whole genome shotgun sequence genomic DNA:
- the LOC128529183 gene encoding LOW QUALITY PROTEIN: uncharacterized protein C6orf118-like (The sequence of the model RefSeq protein was modified relative to this genomic sequence to represent the inferred CDS: deleted 1 base in 1 codon; substituted 2 bases at 2 genomic stop codons) produces MTASTMSVSGSQTLRHSDMQRKLKELLHSVERAHKADIQTYSSGHLGPNRLTLKPLNCRPCKPIWNRPKCKDTGAGHIQERHKTKANVEETIEALQGFTIRTIPRIQERIKLPSEELVTTDVREGLDKTELDTLAKGKQEHFAVSDSHDAELTWSNRLDRRKIFRTKDLRARKCLSGREAAKRHEHNLQQALRKLPAGRDPSRDRLTVFSDVFDDVCDGSPVFGSILREIKTEYDLYTRSLLSSKSNLQNNSACTPYGGSIDATELKEAARQVLLLEQEARRALKKNQRXFFLKNFAFSFYKLFKTNSRRFFXSFFRVRTEYEEAQAKALVDQTEMGWRSEDRNTNACDEVQYELSSLTYMEAKRQQLWKVWNEVQRLEKDIRETMVSTVTTSALENCIRDSEDEVMNYAASNVLLQRTNKVTMDKMDTSGSFLYRKLL; encoded by the exons ATGACAGCTTCCACCATGTCAGTATCAGGCAGCCAAACTCTGAGGCACTCAGACATGCAGCGCAAGCTGAAGGAACTTCTGCATAGTGTGGAAAGAGCGCACAAAGCTGACATCCAGACCTACAGCTCAGGCCACCTGGGTCCTAACAGGCTCACTCTTAAACCCCTGAACTGCAGGCCATGCAAACCCATTTGGAACAGGCCAAAGTGTAAAGACACAGGAGCTGGCCACATTCAGGAAAGGCACAAAACAAAAGCTAACGTAGAAGAAACGATTGAAGCACTGCAGGGTTTCACCATACGCACAATTCCTAGGATCCAAGAAAGGATAAAACTTCCTAGTGAGGAGCTGGTGACCACTGATGTGAGGGAAGGTCTGGACAAGACAGAGCTAGATACACTGGCTAAAGGAAAGCAGGAACATTTCGCAGTGTCCGACTCACATGATGCTGAGCTCACCTGGAGCAATCGACTCGACCGGAGGAAGATTTTTAGGACAAAAGACCTGCGTGCCAGGAAGTGTCTGAGTGGAAGAGAAGCAGCAAAGAGGCATGAACACAATCTTCAGCAG GCACTAAGGAAACTTCCTGCCGGCAGAGATCCCAGCAGAGATCGCCTCACAGTATTCAGTGATGTCTTCGATGACGTGTGTGACGGCTCACCTGTATTCGGTAGCATCCTCCGAGAAATCAAG ACAGAGTATGATTTGTACACAAGATCACTTCTGTCCTCAAAGTCAAATCTCCAGAATAAC TCTGCATGCACCCCCTACGGAGGCTCCATAGACGCAACAGAGTTAAAGGAAGCAGCAAGGCAAGTGTTATTACTGGAACAGGAAGCCAGGAGAGCTTTGAAGAAAAATCagaggtaattttttttaaagaattttgcattttctttttacaagttgtttaaaacaaatagtagaagatttttttaatct ttttttagagTCAGAACAGAGTATGAAGAAGCTCAAGCTAAAGCACTGGTTGACCAGACGGAAATGG GTTGGAGGTCTGAAGACCGTAATACCAATGCGTGTGATGAGGTTCAGTATGAACTGTCCTCCCTTACTTACATGGAGGCTAAGAGACAGCAGCTGTGGAAAGTGTGGAATGAGGTGCAGAGGCTTGAGAAAGACATCAGAGAGACCATGGTGTCCACTGTTACCACTAGCGCACTTGAGAACTGCATCAGAGACTCGGAA GATGAAGTCATGAACTATGCTGCTTCAAATGTGCTTCTCCAGAGAACCAATAAGGTAACAATGGATAAGATGGACACTTCAGGAAGCTTCTTGTACAGGAAGCTTTTGTAA